atttgcagatgtagcagagccgagtgtgcgaTCACAGTAAGTTATCGGCAGGTTATACGGAGCGACAGGTAACCGTGCCGCCATGTTCACTCCGCCATGAGTGAAAGGActcattcagctctgctacatctcaccgCATGGTGTGACACTTAAGGAGCTGGGTATAAGTCGCTTTCCATTCAGTCATCACTTGGAGGAGCCGATCCGAGAATCCCGCAGAATTATATCGACTTACAAACATAAAAAAGAAAAGCAGAGAAGTAATAACACGAGATCTGGATTAGACGGACGCCACGCTCACCGAGAACTATGCTTAGGAAGCTTATGTGATTCCAGGAACGGGACAATGCAAAGTATTGAGCCCGAACCCGTGAGCAGAACGACGGCCACATAGCTAGAATTCCCCAAAGGGCAAAAAAAGAATTGCTTTGCAAAAAGCctcagcataaaaaaaaaataatcatatcttagctgcaataccagacacaaccaggGGGCAAGTGTGGCGCTGctcctggaaaaaaaaaagttttctaatcccagacaatccctttaattttttATTGATATACCCTTTAAACACAGATATCCACTCCATAGTAAGACTTCTGTGACTCCAGCAAAGCAGTGGATTCAGAGGTAATACGAAACCCCCCGTCCTGTCTTGGACTTTGGCTCCTTccacatgctttacactgcagcactgctCTATAAAGCACAGCTATGGCCGGTCATTTCTGCTTAATGGCATTAACTTGCAATCTAAAATCCCCCACCATTCTCATCAGTCACTGAgtgttgctttacactgcagctctgcttcatGTTGGCCACAGCTAGGATCAGATCCCTCAGCCGTAAAAAGCCAACATGACGCATTAGTGGCTCTTGTCCTCCGCATCGGGAGAATTCAATCATACAATTCAGATTTCTTACagcgaccaccagggggagctccgtgAATTATATTATTGAGTACAGTGTATAATAATGGGCAGCAAGTgcctcagctccctctagtggtggctgcaggaaggaCAAACGTCATTCTCTctcttgtgtgcacatagcctttggaTATGTTCAGGTGCCCCTCCCATCCCCCCACGTTAGGAGTTTTAGTAGCAAAAACTCTCCAATTGAAATCTGTGGTTTTTGGAGTCTTTGCTCCAAAAACTActgctaaactttttttttttttttcaatccgaGCCCACAAGGTATCCGAGCCCAAAAATTATCCGAGCCCAAAAATTATCCGAGCCCAAAAATTATCCGAGCCCAAAAATGATCCGAGCCCAAAAAATAAGCCTGAAATTAACAGTAAGGTTTTGTGCACACAGAGAGTTTTCAAAGTGGtcaaaaattgccaaatttttaaTCTGGAATAGTTTTTGAGTTTTTCATTTTATTAAAAAGTTTTGAAGAGTTTTTGAATCATTTTTTTCCTTGAACTTTTAATTATAGAGTGCCCAGATTAGACTACAGCAGCTTCCGTCAGGAGACGCCCCtaagaaattaaaaaaacaaaacaaaaaacaaagtgtgCATGTTATTAAAAAAAGGCAAACTTTTTGGTTTAagcataaaatatatataaatgtcatGAGCTGAAATGTGAATGAGGAATAAATtaagtttgatattttttttttacaagaattgtacaaaaaaatgaagaaaaaaaataaaacaattacggTAAGTTATTTTACTGAATTCAGTCCAATTTAGGTCTTAATTTTTCCTCTTTAAACAGCAacacaaaccccccaaaatttAGAGCTTCcccccatgaaaaaaaaaaaagaaaaccaacacTTTTCAATTTAATAATAAACTCCAGTGCCATTTATTTTATTCCGAAATCTCCAATACATGGGCATAATCAAAGTGTTAAAAGACACAAACTCCTCGATTGGACAAAGTCGTCCTAGaagaaattttcttttttttttaaattacaaaaaaaaaaaaatttcttcaacAGTCACAAGAAATCCTCTggtcggccattttttttttttttaatttttgttttacagAATACGTCGTCATTCATCTTGTAGAACACGTGATGTGTATAAAAGTGATTCTGTTACATACAGCGTCACAACCGTTTTATTATTTCTACCAAGCTCAATAccgaaaaatctaaaaaaaaaaatctatatatataaaaaaaaaaataaacatcagcACTGAGCTCCCGACACTCATCCGAATGGCGTGCGCTGTGACCGGTGCGAAACGACGGCTGGTGCACAACCCTCTGCAGGAAGAGGTAGATTGGACCTGTAAATACAAGTGCGATACAAAGCAGGCGCTGCAGAGTTACGGTTATGGAACCACCGTCAGAAtcggttttatatattttttatacatttttttttttttttactttctttaagTTACCCTTCGAGTTCATACAGTCATGAAGGAAACCCCTTTTGCGAAAGtagatagaggaaaaaaaaaaaaaatgtaacagacATTTTGTACATGTGAGTCACAATCTTCATATTAAAAGTTCTCAAAAGttttataagtttttttttttctttatacccTCACAGATAATCTGACCTTACGCCCCTCCTCTCAACCCTTGTCCATCTGTGACTTAAAGGCTACTgtgaccaccccccaaaaaaagtgtaccccccaaaaaaaaaaccttcagtcAGCGAGCGCAGATTTACaggatgcaaaaaaataaaaaataaataaaaatctgatCTTATTTTTACAAAGTGTTTAGAAATTGATTGAGCAGATgccaaatccacattttttttttttttaatctccccgTTGTGGTTGCTGGCGGCACttccaaattttttatttattttttttaaagataattCGAAGACGAAAATCTTGTGAAATGGATCGAGCTCGAGAGGAGAAGCGGCATAGTAAGGCTCGGATGTGTCAGGCGCTTCCTATAGTGTGTGCACATGGTCCGATGGGACAAGATTAGTAACCAATGCACCCTTTATCCACAAGGGGgcagcaaaaaggaaaaaaagacaaaatataCCAGACGCATCTGATCTCCTTCACATGGGCGGTATCTGCTGGTAGGGGAATATCCGGCGTTCATCTGCCAGAATTAACCCTGTGTATGCTATTGCTGGTACTTCTAGTACTGGCGGATTTCAGTCAGTTGATGGCTGGAGGAAGCTGCGGACTTCATGGCAGAAGCTCGTGTTACGGAGGAGGGGGATGGGGCGCCCGTGTGAGAGCTTTGGCAATGAGTCTGGGCGTCTACATGATGCAGCACTTGTTTTTGTGGTTGTGAGGGTCCTTGAATCGTAGTCTCTGCTTTGGCCGGTATTTTTCCAGGTACGTCAGTTGTTTGCTGTTGATGGCGCCTCTGCGCTTTCTGCAAGTGAAACACATGGCGGTCACTGAGGAGGAGAAGTGACCTTCGTACAAGAGCAGCGAAGTGAAGGGGGCGATATTACAAAAGAAGACATGGCACAAGCTGCATAGCGGGAGGGGCAGGAGAGAAGGAAAGGGCCGGGCGCGACACAAGGAAAGGGCCGGGCGCGACACAAGGAAAGGGCCGGGCGCGACACAAGGAAAGGGCCGGGCGCGACACAAGGAAAGGGCCGGGCGCGACACAAGGAAAGGGCCGGGCGCGACACAAGGAAAGGGCCGGGCGCGACACAAGGAAAGGGCCGGGCGCGACACAAGGAAAGGGCCGGGCGCGACACAAGGAAAGGGCCGGGCGCGACACAAGGAAAGGGCCGGGCGCGACACAAGGAAAGGGCCGGGCGCGACACAAGGAAAGGGCCGGGCGCGACACAAGGAAAGGGCCGGGCGCGACACAAGGAAAGGGCCGGGCGCGACACAAGGAAAGGGCCGGGCGCGACACAAGGAAAGGGCCGGGCGCGACACAAGGAAAGGGCCGGGCGCGACACAAGGAAAGGGCCGGGCGCGACACAAGGAAAGGGCCGGGCGCGACACAAGGAAAGGGCCGGGCGCGACACAAGGAAAGGGCCGGGCGCGACACAAGGAAAGGGCCGGGCGCGACACAAGGAAAGGGCCGGGCGCGACACAAGGAAAGGGCCGGGCGCGACACAAGGAAAGGGCCGGGCGCGACACAAGGAAAGGGCCGGGCGCGACACAAGGAAAGGGCCGGGCGCGACACAAGGAAAGGGCCGGGCGCGACACAAGGAAAGGGCCGGGCGCGACACAAGGAAAGGGCCGGGCGCGACACAAGGAAAGGGCCGGGCGCGACAGAAGGAAGGCACAAAGGGGCTTGGCAGGAAGGAAAGCAGAAAGGGGATTGGTGGGACAGAAGGAAGGGGCTTGGGGGGGACGGAAGGTAGGCAGAAAGGGGCTTGGTGGGATGGAAGGAATAAGGCTTAGCGGGAAGGGACTTGGTGGGATGGAAGGAAGAAACAAGAGAAGGaagcaaaaaaaggggaaaaagaaagGGAAAGTTGGGGAAGGAACAAAAGGAAGGGTGAAGTGTGATGAAGTAAAGAATAAGCGTGGAATGGGCAAAGTGAGGAAAATAGACCAGGAAGTTGGGAAATGAGGGGAAAGAGGCAGGAAAAGGATGGTGAAGTAAAGACatggaaattacaaaaaaaataaaataataataaggcGAGAAGAAGGGAAAACACTTACTGCCGAATAAACTGAATGGCATCTTCATACTTCATCCCGCTCTCGATGAGTGCCAGAGCAACCAAGACAGGAGCCCTAAAAAACAAACCAAGAGTTACTCTCTCATGTGGGGTCTTCATTACAGACTTTTCTTCACAGCTTCACACTCTGCAGTGAATATCTGCTGCCCGTGTGCGGCCGCCCATTTTGTATCTCTAATTTTGGGAACATGGATATAAATTTCAAGTCTTCCAAATTGCTCCTTGCAGATGGCGGCCAATGTGCTGCGCTGGGTCCTAGAGCCCGTAGTCCAGTTTGGGTCGGAGTCTAAAGACACTGACAGAGGATCTGACGCCCGAGCTCAATTTTCACCTTAAATTCTCTTTTGGACGTTCAGCCCCAAGATCTCTATGGGGGTTCACCGTGACCTTGTGTTCAGTATTCCGGTCTATTTCTATCCTCAGATGTTCTGGCACGGAGCCCGAGAACCGCCGTCCTTTCTATGGCCAAAGTAAAGTGCCGCGCCCCATCGGAGAACCCGTCTGCGGAGTCCGAGATTTGACAAATAGACCCCAAAGGGATCATTCATTATGGGCTCACGCTGACCTCCGCTGCGGCGCGTCTCTGGCTATAGTCCGAATACTGGAGGTTTCGTGGGTCAGTAGATAAGCAGCCCCCATAACACAGTATTTGGCAGAGCTCAGATTCTAGGGATGCACAGACAGGCGCCAAGGGTCCACAGAATTCTTGAGGATTTCCACCCAGAACAAGAGACATGTATACAAGAAGGTCTCATTGCGACTGAGATTTGCCAACAtcagcttgctgatggtttccacttCAGACCAGAGTACAGAGCCGCGGTCCTCACCTGCCCAAACCGGCTACGCAGTGCACGGCCACGCAGCAGCCAGGATCTTCACAGAATTTAGCTTTGAGCAAGTTCAGCCAATCGTCCACGATCTTGCTGGGAGGCGGCGCGCCATCATCGAAAGGCCAGTCCTACAAAACAAGAATCACCGTTCagcacaaaaaagagaaaaaaaaatcaacgaCAGCAACACAATATTGTGAGGTCTCCCGCTTTCTGTAACCAGTCGGCTGCTCTCTCCCCCCTCTCACAGCATTTACTCTCACagaagctgcatccccctcctcctttCTTCTAATTTGCTTTGTGCTAGTTGGATTTTTTAAAGACTGAAATAATTTCTCTTGCAGATTACATGTTAAGAAACTAAAAAGGACAGAAGGAAACTCCCCTAGAAGTTTGTGATGTCTGCTGCGACAGTTTTGGGTGGGAGATGATGTGGTGGAAAGTGAAGGAATTCACAGGAAATCGGTCTCTCCCACCGCACAGCTGAGAGCGCAAAATAATGGAAGTGGAGTCTTCCAGGAATAACGCCTCTTACATCCTTCAGTCCCAGAAACAATGGGGAACTCTGGAGTCTCAAGTTATCACCTCCAGAGAACACGCGACTTTCTGCAATAGCGGCAGAGGACAGAACAAACAATCCTCATTACCCTGCAGAAGCTCCTGGCAGGCCGACCCCGGGAAACCAGCTGGCGACTGACACAAGCCTCCTGGCCAATGCCCTGAGCAGACAAGATGGCCGGCATCACCCGAGATCAAAGGGACTGTCGCTACTGGCAGCTGAGCATCATTCCCGCCAAGAAGAGATGGCTGCGGCGTGGATAAGCAGCTCATTTACTGCAGCGCAATGCTCAGACCAATGGCCTCCAGGAGTCGTCACTGGAGCAGAAGGCCGAGAAGGCAGCAACATGGCCACAGATGTGATGAGCGCTGGAAGATGGCCACAGCCACCGGAGAACAAGCCAATGATAGGGCAAGGTGCTCGGGCCCTGGCGGACAGGCTGGTGGACATGGTGCTGGCAGGTGAGAGGCACAGGAAGGTGGCCACGACCCCCAGCAGACAAGATAATGGCCGGGAAGGTGCTCGAGCCCTCTAGGGCAGGTTGGTGGCCGTGCTGCTGGAAAGTGAGAAGATGGCCATAACCCCCACCGACACTACAGGGGGCCAGCCAACCCTCCGCCGGCCACAGCCAGGCAACCCTCCGCCGGCCACAGCCAGGCAACCCTCCGCCGGCCACAGCCAGGCAACCCTCCGCCGGCCACAGCCAGGCAACCCTCCGCCGGCCACAGCCAGGCAACCCTCCGCCGGCCACAGCCAGGCAACCCTCCGCCGGCCACAGCCAGGCAACCCTCCGCCGGCCACAGCCAGGCAACCCTCCGCCGGCCACAGCCAGGCAACCCTCCGCCGGCCACAGCCAGGCAACCCTCCGCCGGCCACAGCCAGGCAAACCTCCGCCGGCCAAAGCCAGCCAACCCTCCGCCGGCCAAAGCCAGCCAACCCTCCGCCGGCCAAAGCCAGCCAACCCTCCGCCGGCCAAAGCCAGCCAACCCTCCGCCGGCCAAAGCCAGCCAACCCTCCACCGGCCAGCCATGTATGGGGTGTGGGAGATGTCGGGTGCCCGGGATTATGCCTGTGCCGTCCTCGGGGCCTCATTAGTGGAGGCCGGCATCAGCGGGAGCTCGGCTATTTATGGTGTCCCTGTACACAGGCGAGCGGCTGAGCAGGAGATAAGGGACATTACTGGGATTTCACAGCCGTCTCATGAGCCATGAAGATCGGGCTCTCTCCCTTTTCTCTTGAAAGTGTATTTGGGCTTCGTCCGAATATCTGCTGATCTGGGCCGGTCGCCCGGTTCAGAGGACGGAATATGTGGAGGATTAATAAGAGGCGGAGGCTTTTATAGAGCGAGGCCGCACGACTCTTCCTGGAAGGCTTCTCTGCTGAAGGGCAACAGACTGGAAAATCGCCCATCAGCAAACAGGCGGCACTGCCAAGTATGCCATCCAGGAATCTGCGCAGAGCCTGGCACTGGGCACACGGACACCAGCTGTCACACAGCTTTTCTACAGTCCTGCACGGCTAATCTAAGGGACAGATATGGGCCTGTGTCCAACACGGCGGCCATGAGCATACAGGACACGGGGGCCAAAC
This is a stretch of genomic DNA from Ranitomeya variabilis isolate aRanVar5 chromosome 6, aRanVar5.hap1, whole genome shotgun sequence. It encodes these proteins:
- the PTP4A3 gene encoding protein tyrosine phosphatase type IVA 3; its protein translation is MARINRPAPVEVCYKNMRFLITHNPTNATLNTFIEDLKKYGATTVVRVCEVTYDKTPLEKDGITVMDWPFDDGAPPPSKIVDDWLNLLKAKFCEDPGCCVAVHCVAGLGRAPVLVALALIESGMKYEDAIQFIRQKRRGAINSKQLTYLEKYRPKQRLRFKDPHNHKNKCCIM